The following proteins are encoded in a genomic region of Cryptococcus neoformans var. neoformans JEC21 chromosome 2 sequence:
- a CDS encoding acyltransferase, putative, with translation MAQKPLYTIPINDRPPHGPWTSKILFPVIFTLAQLSINSAQFLLVPLLLVPFVGKRLFSRAIGWTKDGYGRLLIAITVLFGPTQFAITTDTPPPHGQTLVERDMNGQVVKINLPDRLVIMANHQAYLDWIYIWILACYAGHSAGLIILLKASLKNIPVIGWGMRFFNFIFLRRSWVADRDNLTLALRQLGQEAQSGQENSETATLLPLRKRSPLWLLIFPEGTIISDEERVKSIKYAKKEGVDDFATLLHPRSTGLLFCLRTLLPQIPDLNLLDITIGYPGVPFGNYPQNWYGLFSVFLKSVPPPTVYLHLHVYSHLGEPECKIPSLVPRRSSNVSGLSTDSGLANAEEARAFELWLRNLWTAKERRMEQFYESQRFGGPCDIVPIQQIKWYHWISAIGGGGLGTVVLLAFCIWFAVCR, from the exons ATGGCACAGAAACCTCTATACACCATACCAATAAACGATAGACCTCCCCATGGTCCCTGGACATCCAAAATACTCTTTCCAGTCATTTTTACCCTCGCCCAATTAAGTATCAACTCTGCTCAATTTTTGCTCGTACCATTACTCTTAGTGCCCTTTGTGGGGAAGCGACTTTTCTCTCGCGCTATTGGATGGACTAAGGATGGATATGGACGACTTC TTATTGCGATCACTGTTCTCTTCGGACCGACGCAGTTTGCAATCACCACCGACACGCCGCCGCCTCACGGCCAAACCCTTGTCGAACGCGATATGAATGGACAAGTTGTAAAGATAAACCTACCTGACCGTTTGGTGATCATGGCCAACCACCAAGCGTACCTGGACTGGATATACATCTGGATCCTTGCATGTTATGCTGGACATTCGGCGGGGCTGATCATTTTGTTGAAGGCCAGTCTCAAGAATATTCCAGTGATAGGATGGGGCATG CGTTTTTTCAATTTCATTTTTCTTAGGCGGTCTTGGGTCGCCGATAGAGACAACCTAACGTTGGCCTTAAGACAATTAGGCCAAGAAGCACAGTCTGGCCAAGAGAACTCCGAAACGGCGACATTACTTCctttgaggaagaggtcgCCTCTTTGGCTTCTCATTTTTCCAGAAGGAACCATCATCAGCGATGAAGAGCGGGTCAAAAGCATCAAATATGCCAAAAAGGAAGGCGTT GATGATTTCGCAACCTTGTTGCATCCGCGATCGACAGGACTTTTATTTTGTTTGAGGACATTGTTACCCCAGATTCCCGATCTTAATTTGTTAGATATTACGATAGGCTACCCAGGAGTGCCGTTTGGAAACTATCCGCAGAATTG GTATGGGCTATTCTCTGTATTCCTTAAATCCGTACCGCCTCCCACGGTATACTTACACCTACACGTCTATTCCCATCTTGGAGAACCCGAATGCAAAATACCGTCTCTCGTGCCCAGGCGATCATCAAATGTCTCAGGGCTGTCTACAGATTCGGGCTTAGCAAATGCGGAAGAAGCTCGCGCTTTTGAACTTTGGCTACGCAATTTATGGACAGCGAAAGAGAGGCGCATGGAACAATTTTACGAGTCTCAACGATTTGGCGGCCCTTGTGACATAGTGCCAATTCAACAAAT CAAATGGTATCACTGGATATCTGCAATTGGAGGTGGTGGGCTTGGGACTGTAGTTCTTCTTGCGTTTTGTATTTGGTTTGCGGTGTGCAGATGA
- a CDS encoding calcium:hydrogen antiporter, putative produces MASLETSPLLPSQASGHPSVSKPFDLLGSTRYLLLGSWINVLLICVPLSFTAEALGWSAAARFTTSFLAIVPLAKLLGECTEQLSMKLGQTLGGLLNATFGNAVELIVAIAALRQDELDLVQRSLLGSVLSNLLLVLGMSFFAAGFFFYESTFQATAAQASSSLMTLACITLILPAAYHASEVDKSSSLVGTLLGKEVSDSSDRSLKGLLVLSRGTSVILLLTYFGYLYFQLRTHSGLFEAENEEAEEMEVAEMDQWSAGTWLLIITVITAFCADILVGSIDETAQQWNIPKRFIGLILLPLVGNAAEHVTSVWMACKGKMELTIGVSVGSSIQIAAGMIPLLVIIAWPLQKDLTLFFANFETIVLFVSVMLVNLLLQDGRSNYMEGVMLMSLYLVIALSYLV; encoded by the exons ATGGCCTCACTCGAGACATctccactccttccttcccaggCGTCTGGACACCCCTCCGTCTCGAAGCCTTTCGACTTGTTGGGTTCCACTAGATACCTATTGTTGGGATCCTGGATTAACGTTCTCCTGATTTGTGTCCCTCTTAGCTTCACAG CCGAGGCGCTTGGTTGGAGTGCGGCCGCCCGCTTCACGACATCCTTTCTGGCGATTGTTCCGTTGGCCAAG CTTCTAGGGGAGTGTACAGAGCAGCTGTCCATGAAACTCGGGCAAACATTGGGGGGTCTTCTGAACGCGAC CTTCGGTAATGCAGTCGAATTAATTGTTGCCATCGCCGCTTTACGACAGG ATGAGCTAGATCTTGTTCAAAGGTCCCTTTTAGGCAGTGTGCTTTCAAATTTACTTTTGGTTTTGGGCATGAGCTTCTTTGC GGctggcttcttcttctacgAATCCACTTTTCAGGCCACAGCTGCTCAAGCAAGTTCATCATTGATGACGCTTGCTTGTATAACATTGATCCTACCAGCCGCCT ATCACGCCTCAGAGGTTGACAAAAGTAGCTCTCTTGTTGGCACCTTGTTGGGTAAAGAAGTCTCCGATTCTTCTGATAGATCCCTCAAAGGTCTCCTCGTCCTTTCGCGAGGTACTTCTgtcattctcctccttaCTTATTTTGGATATCTTTACTTTCAGCTGCGGACTCATTCAGGCCTATTCGAAgctgagaatgaagaagcagaagaaatggaggtTGCGGAAATGGATCAATGGAGTGCCGGCACTTGGCTCTTAATCATAACAGTTATCACTGCATTCTGTGCAGATATTCTTGTTGGCAGCATTGACGAGACAGCTCAGCAATGGAATATCCCCAAAAG ATTCATTGGgctcatccttcttcctcttgtgGGCAATGCTGCTGAGCATGTCACATCTGTCTGGATGGCTTGCAAAGGCAAGATGGAGCTTACCATTGGTGTAAGTGTTGGGTCTAGCATTCAAATTGCTGCTGGCATGATTCCACTGCTGGTCATCATTGCATGGCCCCTTCAAAAGGATCTAACACTTTTCTTT GCCAACTTCGAGACGATTGTCCTGTTTGTGTCAGTGATGCTGGTCAACTTACTACTGCAAGATG GTCGCAGCAATTACATGGAGGGTGTTATGT TGATGTCCTTGTACCTAGTGATTGCCTTGAGCTACCTTGTCTAA
- a CDS encoding acyltransferase, putative — translation MNGQVVKINLPDRLVIMANHQAYLDWIYIWILACYAGHSAGLIILLKASLKNIPVIGWGMRFFNFIFLRRSWVADRDNLTLALRQLGQEAQSGQENSETATLLPLRKRSPLWLLIFPEGTIISDEERVKSIKYAKKEGVDDFATLLHPRSTGLLFCLRTLLPQIPDLNLLDITIGYPGVPFGNYPQNWYGLFSVFLKSVPPPTVYLHLHVYSHLGEPECKIPSLVPRRSSNVSGLSTDSGLANAEEARAFELWLRNLWTAKERRMEQFYESQRFGGPCDIVPIQQIKWYHWISAIGGGGLGTVVLLAFCIWFAVCR, via the exons ATGAATGGACAAGTTGTAAAGATAAACCTACCTGACCGTTTGGTGATCATGGCCAACCACCAAGCGTACCTGGACTGGATATACATCTGGATCCTTGCATGTTATGCTGGACATTCGGCGGGGCTGATCATTTTGTTGAAGGCCAGTCTCAAGAATATTCCAGTGATAGGATGGGGCATG CGTTTTTTCAATTTCATTTTTCTTAGGCGGTCTTGGGTCGCCGATAGAGACAACCTAACGTTGGCCTTAAGACAATTAGGCCAAGAAGCACAGTCTGGCCAAGAGAACTCCGAAACGGCGACATTACTTCctttgaggaagaggtcgCCTCTTTGGCTTCTCATTTTTCCAGAAGGAACCATCATCAGCGATGAAGAGCGGGTCAAAAGCATCAAATATGCCAAAAAGGAAGGCGTT GATGATTTCGCAACCTTGTTGCATCCGCGATCGACAGGACTTTTATTTTGTTTGAGGACATTGTTACCCCAGATTCCCGATCTTAATTTGTTAGATATTACGATAGGCTACCCAGGAGTGCCGTTTGGAAACTATCCGCAGAATTG GTATGGGCTATTCTCTGTATTCCTTAAATCCGTACCGCCTCCCACGGTATACTTACACCTACACGTCTATTCCCATCTTGGAGAACCCGAATGCAAAATACCGTCTCTCGTGCCCAGGCGATCATCAAATGTCTCAGGGCTGTCTACAGATTCGGGCTTAGCAAATGCGGAAGAAGCTCGCGCTTTTGAACTTTGGCTACGCAATTTATGGACAGCGAAAGAGAGGCGCATGGAACAATTTTACGAGTCTCAACGATTTGGCGGCCCTTGTGACATAGTGCCAATTCAACAAAT CAAATGGTATCACTGGATATCTGCAATTGGAGGTGGTGGGCTTGGGACTGTAGTTCTTCTTGCGTTTTGTATTTGGTTTGCGGTGTGCAGATGA